A window from Populus trichocarpa isolate Nisqually-1 chromosome 3, P.trichocarpa_v4.1, whole genome shotgun sequence encodes these proteins:
- the LOC7483564 gene encoding COP1-interacting protein 7 isoform X6, which yields MEQEPQQELMQQSKDLWKELLRAIDVRLAAVREDLATAYARASATGFNLDTVRDLQHFADRFGARRLNEACTKFMLLCLRRPDLINPWKPSVEDQVVRSSWGSDMSIDDPTEDESGSYMNRPHQNPFQNKHQQQQAGKEIQQLDKTQTQHPDQSKPTTCQQPDSSRAAQQQTFQNEKKEEEKKKEEAGNESSTSQPSHPSRRLSVQDRINLFENKQKESSGEKPVAVGKSAELRRLSSDVSSASAIEKAVLKRWSGASDMSIDLGNDKKDDGNIDSPLCTPSSSFVSGTKSNVFPVSSDDDKDQKGFNDTASAANLVKLETRSVSRLKDQGELQTHGGGIVGKDEEVNLKGNLKDQVVSLAELRSSAGRGEETGVGDQVVREDKLTGTSDREEKTGGVEAQLSFQEKSRGFPNTVKTVAEKNQASLQTQIGNFAGRVGDVKFGNRIDDIEVRDPPLSQSRSRISQTHTLSLSGQFEGGFGVKGKELPTKGTDFDLSASQTPWKLFKGEVDHARKENTEQIKEEDLEVSRMKVHKQPSSGTEQFKKLQGRRDESRDESGYIHGINKLSFPGNKFSKSQESVVTLQVPSAGQAQRVRKSKGNQELNDELKMKANELEKLFAEHKLRVPGDQSSSVRRSKPAEVQAEQAESSQYRKPVAVEISPVEFQEKKTVLEPAGSSSDLGKFSTPPRKIVDHQDHGSSPRQSFSELSFSDNSRGKFYERYMQKRDAKLREESGTERVEKEAKLKAMQESLEQSRAEMKARFSSSVDRQNSLSSTRRRAEKLRSFNFHSSVKREQHPCKVLFLLQPVDSIQSEADEDLSEFPEQNYYGEDRSFSEVSYGDIASRRSQNKFFPNRYLSSPSPHTTSAPVPRSVSKISNPSSGRRRVQSENPLAQSVPNFSDFRKENTKPFSGVSKAANRSQVRTYACSKSSSEEIPLVNEEKNRRSQSLRKSSAGPIEFNDFPPLNSDGVVLAPLKFDQPEPMPYDKFSKNVETKPFLRKCNGIGPGSGATVATLKGMVAPESLKTEEFEESPFEAEESVDEAKEEEDEELETTEVEGCANMDNGKLRLSQDSDKIGMSGSENGDSLRSISQIDPSSVSELAASVPSTFHALGSLQDSPGESPVSWNSRMHHPFSYPHETSDIDAYVDSPIGSPASWNSHSLIQRETDAARMRKKWGSAQKPILVANSFNNQSRKDVTKGFKRLLKFGRKSRGAESLVDWISATTSEGDDDTEDGRDPANRSSEDLRKSRMGFSHGHPSDDGLNESELFNEQVHTLNSSIPAPPENFKLRDDLMSGSSIKAPRSFFSLTSFRSKGSDSKLR from the exons ATGGAACAGGAACCACAGCAGGAGCTGATGCAACAAAGTAAAGACCTTTG GAAGGAGCTTTTAAGAGCGATTGATGTGAGGCTAGCTGCTGTTAGGGAGGATTTAGCCACAGCCTATGCTCGTGCATCAGCTACTGGATTCAACCTTGACACTGTTCGAGACCTCCAGCACTTTGCAGATCGCTTTGGTGCTCGTCGCTTGAA TGAGGCTTGTACCAAATTTATGCTACTGTGCCTCAGAAGACCAGACCTGATCAATCCATGGAAGCCAAGTGTGGAGGATCAAGTGGTCCGATCCTCGTGGGGATCTGACATGTCAATTGATGACCCCACTGAAGATGAAAGTGGGTCCTACATGAACAGGCCCCACCAAAACCCATTCCAAAATAAACACCAACAGCAGCAAGCTGGAAAAGAAATACAACAGCTAGATAAGACACAAACCCAACACCCTGATCAATCCAAGCCCACCACTTGTCAACAGCCCGATTCCTCTCGGGCTGCACAGCAACAAACTTTTCAAAAcgagaaaaaggaagaagaaaagaagaaagaggaggCTGGGAATGAGTCATCAACAAGTCAACCAAGCCACCCTTCTAGGAGACTCAGTGTTCAGGACAGAATCAACCTATTTGAGAATAAGCAGAAGGAGAGCTCAGGTGAAAAACCTGTAGCTGTGGGGAAATCTGCAGAGCTGAGGAGACTATCATCTGACGTGTCGTCAGCATCTGCAATTGAAAAGGCTGTATTGAAGAGATGGAGTGGTGCAAGTGATATGAGCATTGACTTGGGCAATGATAAGAAGGACGATGGCAATATAGACAGCCCCTTGTGTACACCCTCTTCATCCTTTGTATCTGGAACCAAAAGTAATGTGTTTCCTGTCTCATCAGATGATGATAAGGACCAGAAGGGTTTTAATGATACAGCAAGTGCAGCAAATCTAGTAAAGTTGGAAACTAGGAGTGTTTCTAGGTTGAAAGATCAGGGTGAGTTGCAAACTCATGGTGGTGGAATTGTGGGGAAGGATGAGGAGGTGAATTTGAAGGGGAATTTGAAAGATCAAGTAGTGTCTCTGGCTGAGTTAAGGTCATCTGCAGGTAGAGGAGAGGAGACTGGGGTGGGTGATCAGGTGGTTAGGGAGGATAAGTTGACGGGTACTTCGGACAGGGAAGAGAAGACTGGTGGAGTTGAAGCTCAACTGAGTTTTCAGGAGAAGTCGAGAGGTTTTCCAAATACGGTGAAGACTGTTGCAGAGAAAAACCAGGCTAGTCTGCAGACCCAGATTGGAAATTTTGCAGGCAGGGTTGGGGATGTGAAATTTGGGAACAGAATTGATGACATTGAAGTAAGGGATCCGCCACTAAGTCAGTCAAGGTCTAGGATTTCTCAGACACATACTCTATCTCTTTCAGGACAGTTTGAAGGTGGTTTTGGAGTAAAGGGTAAGGAATTGCCAACTAAAGGGACTGACTTTGATCTGTCAGCTTCTCAGACACCGTGGAAATTGTTTAAGGGCGAAGTTGATCATGCAAGGAAGGAGAATACTGAACAGATAAAAGAGGAAGATCTTGAAGTTTCAAGAATGAAGGTCCACAAACAACCTTCTTCTGGTACAGAACAATTTAAGAAGCTTCAGGGTAGGAGGGATGAGAGTAGGGATGAGAGTGGTTATATTCATGGAATTAACAAGCTGAGTTTTCCTGGTAATAAGTTTTCTAAGAGTCAAGAGAGCGTTGTAACTCTGCAAGTACCATCAGCAGGTCAGGCTCAGAGGGTACGGAAGTCCAAGGGGAATCAAGAGCTGAATGATGAGCTGAAGATGAAGGCAAATGAGCTTGAAAAGCTTTTTGCTGAACACAAACTTCGGGTTCCTGGTGATCAATCCAGTTCTGTTCGGAGAAGCAAGCCTGCTGAGGTGCAAGCTGAACAGGCAGAAAGTTCGCAGTACCGAAAACCAGTGGCAGTAGAGATATCTCCTGTTGAGTTTCAGGAAAAGAAGACAGTGCTTGAACCAGCTGGGAGTTCTAGTGATCTTGGAAAGTTTAGCACTCCACCAAGGAAGATAGTAGATCATCAGGACCATGGCAGTTCTCCCAGGCAGAGTTTCTCTGAGCTTAGTTTTTCAGACAATTCTAGAGGAAAATTCTATGAGAGGTACATGCAGAAAAGAGATGCAAAACTGAGGGAGGAGTCGGGTACAGAAAGAGTGGAGAAGGAAGCCAAGTTGAAGGCCATGCAGGAAAGCCTTGAACAGAGTAGAGCTGAGATGAAGGCAAGATTTTCTAGCTCTGTGGACAGACAAAATTCATTGTCTAGTACTCGCCGACGTGCAGAAAAGCTCAGATCATTCAATTTTCATTCAAGTGTGAAGAGAGAACAG CATCCTTGTAAGGTTCTCTTTTTACTACAGCCAGTAGATTCCATTCAGAGTGAGGCGGACGAGGATCTTTCTGAATTTCCAGAACAGAATTATTATGGAGAAGACAGGTCATTCAGTGAGGTGTCTTATGGGGACATTGCTTCTAGAAGATCTCAAAACAAATTCTTCCCAAACAGATATTTGTCTTCTCCCAGCCCTCACACCACATCAGCACCAGTTCCACGGTCAGTGTCCAAAATTTCCAATCCAAGTTCTGGGAGGCGTAGAGTACAATCAGAAAATCCTCTTGCACAGTCTGTTCCGAACTTCTCTGATTTCAGAAAAGAGAATACAAAACCCTTTTCTGGAGTTAGCAAAGCAGCAAATCGCTCGCAGGTGAGAACCTATGCCTGCAGCAAGAGTTCCAGTGAAGAGATACCTCTTGTCAATGAAGAAAAGAACCGGCGGTCTCAGTCCTTGCGGAAAAGCTCTGCTGGTCCTATTGAGTTTAATGATTTTCCCCCATTGAACTCAGATGGTGTTGTGTTAGCACCGTTGAAATTTGATCAGCCTGAGCCGATGCCATATGACAAGTTCTCAAAGAATGTGGAGACAAAGCCTTTCCTCAGGAAGTGTAATGGAATAGGTCCTGGTTCTGGAGCCACTGTTGCTACACTGAAAGGTATGGTGGCACCTGAGTCTTTGAAAACTGAAGAATTTGAAGAATCACCCTTTGAGGCAGAAGAATCAGTCGATGAGGcaaaggaggaagaagacgAGGAGCTTGAAACAACAGAGGTTGAAGGTTGTGCTAATATGGACAATGGTAAACTAAGACTAAGCCAGGATTCAGACAAGATAGGTATGTCTGGATCTGAGAATGGTGATTCTCTGAGATCTATTTCTCAAATCGATCCTTCTTCAGTTTCTGAATTGGCTGCATCCGTGCCTTCAACATTCCATGCTTTAGGGTCTCTACAGGACTCGCCTGGGGAAAGCCCTGTGTCATGGAACTCGCGCATGCATCATCCATTTTCATATCCACATGAGACCTCAGATATCGATGCTTATGTGGACTCTCCAATTGGGAGTCCTGCATCGTGGAATTCTCACTCCCTGATCCAAAGAGAGACTGATGCAGCTCGGATGAGGAAGAAGTGGGGAAGTGCTCAGAAACCTATTCTTGTTGCCAATTCATTCAATAATCAGTCTCGTAAGGATGTAACAAAAGGGTTCAAACGGTTGTTAAAGTTTGGAAGGAAAAGTCGTGGGGCAGAGAGTTTGGTTGACTGGATTTCTGCTACAACTTCTGAAGGAGATGATGATACAGAAGATGGGCGAGATCCTGCTAATCGGTCATCAGAAGATTTGAGGAAATCAAGAATGGGATTCTCACATGGTCATCCTTCAGATGATGGCTTAAACGAAAGTGAGTTGTTCAATGAGCAGG TTCACACTTTAAATAGCTCCATACCAGCACCTCCAGAAAACTTCAAATTGAGGGATGATCTCATGTCCGGAAGCTCAAttaaag CACCACGGTCATTCTTCTCACTGACATCGTTCAGAAGCAAGGGTAGTGACTCAAAGCTTAGATAA
- the LOC7483564 gene encoding COP1-interacting protein 7 isoform X4: MKSNTLLDYAVFELSPNLTRCDLFVSSNGNTEKLASGSVKPFLSHLKFAEEQASQAVQSIKLEFDGCRNAETWFTKGTLERFVHFVSAPEVLEMVNTFDAEMSQLEAARKIYSQDPLTQGSRDQLSGALGGDGTGTTAGADATKKELLRAIDVRLAAVREDLATAYARASATGFNLDTVRDLQHFADRFGARRLNEACTKFMLLCLRRPDLINPWKPSVEDQVVRSSWGSDMSIDDPTEDESGSYMNRPHQNPFQNKHQQQQAGKEIQQLDKTQTQHPDQSKPTTCQQPDSSRAAQQQTFQNEKKEEEKKKEEAGNESSTSQPSHPSRRLSVQDRINLFENKQKESSGEKPVAVGKSAELRRLSSDVSSASAIEKAVLKRWSGASDMSIDLGNDKKDDGNIDSPLCTPSSSFVSGTKSNVFPVSSDDDKDQKGFNDTASAANLVKLETRSVSRLKDQGELQTHGGGIVGKDEEVNLKGNLKDQVVSLAELRSSAGRGEETGVGDQVVREDKLTGTSDREEKTGGVEAQLSFQEKSRGFPNTVKTVAEKNQASLQTQIGNFAGRVGDVKFGNRIDDIEVRDPPLSQSRSRISQTHTLSLSGQFEGGFGVKGKELPTKGTDFDLSASQTPWKLFKGEVDHARKENTEQIKEEDLEVSRMKVHKQPSSGTEQFKKLQGRRDESRDESGYIHGINKLSFPGNKFSKSQESVVTLQVPSAGQAQRVRKSKGNQELNDELKMKANELEKLFAEHKLRVPGDQSSSVRRSKPAEVQAEQAESSQYRKPVAVEISPVEFQEKKTVLEPAGSSSDLGKFSTPPRKIVDHQDHGSSPRQSFSELSFSDNSRGKFYERYMQKRDAKLREESGTERVEKEAKLKAMQESLEQSRAEMKARFSSSVDRQNSLSSTRRRAEKLRSFNFHSSVKREQHPCKVLFLLQPVDSIQSEADEDLSEFPEQNYYGEDRSFSEVSYGDIASRRSQNKFFPNRYLSSPSPHTTSAPVPRSVSKISNPSSGRRRVQSENPLAQSVPNFSDFRKENTKPFSGVSKAANRSQVRTYACSKSSSEEIPLVNEEKNRRSQSLRKSSAGPIEFNDFPPLNSDGVVLAPLKFDQPEPMPYDKFSKNVETKPFLRKCNGIGPGSGATVATLKGMVAPESLKTEEFEESPFEAEESVDEAKEEEDEELETTEVEGCANMDNGKLRLSQDSDKIGMSGSENGDSLRSISQIDPSSVSELAASVPSTFHALGSLQDSPGESPVSWNSRMHHPFSYPHETSDIDAYVDSPIGSPASWNSHSLIQRETDAARMRKKWGSAQKPILVANSFNNQSRKDVTKGFKRLLKFGRKSRGAESLVDWISATTSEGDDDTEDGRDPANRSSEDLRKSRMGFSHGHPSDDGLNEIHTLNSSIPAPPENFKLRDDLMSGSSIKAPRSFFSLTSFRSKGSDSKLR, translated from the exons ATGAAATCCAATACACTTCTCGACTATGCTGTATTTGAACTGTCACCAAATCTGACGCG ATGTGATCTGTTTGTTTCGAGCAATGGAAACACAGAGAAGCTAGCGTCCGGGTCAGTAAAGCCATTTTTATCTCATTTGAAGTTTGCAGAAGAACAAGCTTCACAGGCAGTTCAGTCAATTAAACTAGAGTTTGACGGATGTAGAAATGCTGAGACTTGGTTCACGAAAGGAACACTTGAGAG GTTTGTGCATTTTGTCAGTGCACCTGAGGTTTTAGAGATGGTCAATACATTTGATGCAGAGATGTCTCAGTTAGAAGCAGCACGGAAAATATATTCTCAG GATCCTTTGACTCAGGGTTCTAGAGATCAACTTTCCGGTGCTTTAG GTGGGGATGGAACAGGAACCACAGCAGGAGCTGATGCAACAAA GAAGGAGCTTTTAAGAGCGATTGATGTGAGGCTAGCTGCTGTTAGGGAGGATTTAGCCACAGCCTATGCTCGTGCATCAGCTACTGGATTCAACCTTGACACTGTTCGAGACCTCCAGCACTTTGCAGATCGCTTTGGTGCTCGTCGCTTGAA TGAGGCTTGTACCAAATTTATGCTACTGTGCCTCAGAAGACCAGACCTGATCAATCCATGGAAGCCAAGTGTGGAGGATCAAGTGGTCCGATCCTCGTGGGGATCTGACATGTCAATTGATGACCCCACTGAAGATGAAAGTGGGTCCTACATGAACAGGCCCCACCAAAACCCATTCCAAAATAAACACCAACAGCAGCAAGCTGGAAAAGAAATACAACAGCTAGATAAGACACAAACCCAACACCCTGATCAATCCAAGCCCACCACTTGTCAACAGCCCGATTCCTCTCGGGCTGCACAGCAACAAACTTTTCAAAAcgagaaaaaggaagaagaaaagaagaaagaggaggCTGGGAATGAGTCATCAACAAGTCAACCAAGCCACCCTTCTAGGAGACTCAGTGTTCAGGACAGAATCAACCTATTTGAGAATAAGCAGAAGGAGAGCTCAGGTGAAAAACCTGTAGCTGTGGGGAAATCTGCAGAGCTGAGGAGACTATCATCTGACGTGTCGTCAGCATCTGCAATTGAAAAGGCTGTATTGAAGAGATGGAGTGGTGCAAGTGATATGAGCATTGACTTGGGCAATGATAAGAAGGACGATGGCAATATAGACAGCCCCTTGTGTACACCCTCTTCATCCTTTGTATCTGGAACCAAAAGTAATGTGTTTCCTGTCTCATCAGATGATGATAAGGACCAGAAGGGTTTTAATGATACAGCAAGTGCAGCAAATCTAGTAAAGTTGGAAACTAGGAGTGTTTCTAGGTTGAAAGATCAGGGTGAGTTGCAAACTCATGGTGGTGGAATTGTGGGGAAGGATGAGGAGGTGAATTTGAAGGGGAATTTGAAAGATCAAGTAGTGTCTCTGGCTGAGTTAAGGTCATCTGCAGGTAGAGGAGAGGAGACTGGGGTGGGTGATCAGGTGGTTAGGGAGGATAAGTTGACGGGTACTTCGGACAGGGAAGAGAAGACTGGTGGAGTTGAAGCTCAACTGAGTTTTCAGGAGAAGTCGAGAGGTTTTCCAAATACGGTGAAGACTGTTGCAGAGAAAAACCAGGCTAGTCTGCAGACCCAGATTGGAAATTTTGCAGGCAGGGTTGGGGATGTGAAATTTGGGAACAGAATTGATGACATTGAAGTAAGGGATCCGCCACTAAGTCAGTCAAGGTCTAGGATTTCTCAGACACATACTCTATCTCTTTCAGGACAGTTTGAAGGTGGTTTTGGAGTAAAGGGTAAGGAATTGCCAACTAAAGGGACTGACTTTGATCTGTCAGCTTCTCAGACACCGTGGAAATTGTTTAAGGGCGAAGTTGATCATGCAAGGAAGGAGAATACTGAACAGATAAAAGAGGAAGATCTTGAAGTTTCAAGAATGAAGGTCCACAAACAACCTTCTTCTGGTACAGAACAATTTAAGAAGCTTCAGGGTAGGAGGGATGAGAGTAGGGATGAGAGTGGTTATATTCATGGAATTAACAAGCTGAGTTTTCCTGGTAATAAGTTTTCTAAGAGTCAAGAGAGCGTTGTAACTCTGCAAGTACCATCAGCAGGTCAGGCTCAGAGGGTACGGAAGTCCAAGGGGAATCAAGAGCTGAATGATGAGCTGAAGATGAAGGCAAATGAGCTTGAAAAGCTTTTTGCTGAACACAAACTTCGGGTTCCTGGTGATCAATCCAGTTCTGTTCGGAGAAGCAAGCCTGCTGAGGTGCAAGCTGAACAGGCAGAAAGTTCGCAGTACCGAAAACCAGTGGCAGTAGAGATATCTCCTGTTGAGTTTCAGGAAAAGAAGACAGTGCTTGAACCAGCTGGGAGTTCTAGTGATCTTGGAAAGTTTAGCACTCCACCAAGGAAGATAGTAGATCATCAGGACCATGGCAGTTCTCCCAGGCAGAGTTTCTCTGAGCTTAGTTTTTCAGACAATTCTAGAGGAAAATTCTATGAGAGGTACATGCAGAAAAGAGATGCAAAACTGAGGGAGGAGTCGGGTACAGAAAGAGTGGAGAAGGAAGCCAAGTTGAAGGCCATGCAGGAAAGCCTTGAACAGAGTAGAGCTGAGATGAAGGCAAGATTTTCTAGCTCTGTGGACAGACAAAATTCATTGTCTAGTACTCGCCGACGTGCAGAAAAGCTCAGATCATTCAATTTTCATTCAAGTGTGAAGAGAGAACAG CATCCTTGTAAGGTTCTCTTTTTACTACAGCCAGTAGATTCCATTCAGAGTGAGGCGGACGAGGATCTTTCTGAATTTCCAGAACAGAATTATTATGGAGAAGACAGGTCATTCAGTGAGGTGTCTTATGGGGACATTGCTTCTAGAAGATCTCAAAACAAATTCTTCCCAAACAGATATTTGTCTTCTCCCAGCCCTCACACCACATCAGCACCAGTTCCACGGTCAGTGTCCAAAATTTCCAATCCAAGTTCTGGGAGGCGTAGAGTACAATCAGAAAATCCTCTTGCACAGTCTGTTCCGAACTTCTCTGATTTCAGAAAAGAGAATACAAAACCCTTTTCTGGAGTTAGCAAAGCAGCAAATCGCTCGCAGGTGAGAACCTATGCCTGCAGCAAGAGTTCCAGTGAAGAGATACCTCTTGTCAATGAAGAAAAGAACCGGCGGTCTCAGTCCTTGCGGAAAAGCTCTGCTGGTCCTATTGAGTTTAATGATTTTCCCCCATTGAACTCAGATGGTGTTGTGTTAGCACCGTTGAAATTTGATCAGCCTGAGCCGATGCCATATGACAAGTTCTCAAAGAATGTGGAGACAAAGCCTTTCCTCAGGAAGTGTAATGGAATAGGTCCTGGTTCTGGAGCCACTGTTGCTACACTGAAAGGTATGGTGGCACCTGAGTCTTTGAAAACTGAAGAATTTGAAGAATCACCCTTTGAGGCAGAAGAATCAGTCGATGAGGcaaaggaggaagaagacgAGGAGCTTGAAACAACAGAGGTTGAAGGTTGTGCTAATATGGACAATGGTAAACTAAGACTAAGCCAGGATTCAGACAAGATAGGTATGTCTGGATCTGAGAATGGTGATTCTCTGAGATCTATTTCTCAAATCGATCCTTCTTCAGTTTCTGAATTGGCTGCATCCGTGCCTTCAACATTCCATGCTTTAGGGTCTCTACAGGACTCGCCTGGGGAAAGCCCTGTGTCATGGAACTCGCGCATGCATCATCCATTTTCATATCCACATGAGACCTCAGATATCGATGCTTATGTGGACTCTCCAATTGGGAGTCCTGCATCGTGGAATTCTCACTCCCTGATCCAAAGAGAGACTGATGCAGCTCGGATGAGGAAGAAGTGGGGAAGTGCTCAGAAACCTATTCTTGTTGCCAATTCATTCAATAATCAGTCTCGTAAGGATGTAACAAAAGGGTTCAAACGGTTGTTAAAGTTTGGAAGGAAAAGTCGTGGGGCAGAGAGTTTGGTTGACTGGATTTCTGCTACAACTTCTGAAGGAGATGATGATACAGAAGATGGGCGAGATCCTGCTAATCGGTCATCAGAAGATTTGAGGAAATCAAGAATGGGATTCTCACATGGTCATCCTTCAGATGATGGCTTAAACGAAA TTCACACTTTAAATAGCTCCATACCAGCACCTCCAGAAAACTTCAAATTGAGGGATGATCTCATGTCCGGAAGCTCAAttaaag CACCACGGTCATTCTTCTCACTGACATCGTTCAGAAGCAAGGGTAGTGACTCAAAGCTTAGATAA